The following are from one region of the Lentimicrobiaceae bacterium genome:
- a CDS encoding alanine dehydrogenase: MEEQKRDFIMFPAHSAGLMPQEERLEIPNKACKLSIGIPKETAFLENRISLVPEAVALLVNEGHKVIVENDAGAAAHYSNNQYSDAGAEIAYDSSTVFQSDVLIKVAPATLTEIEMMKGKQVLLSSLNLAGLSDGYFRQLAAKRITAIAFEYIKDRDSNYPVIRAMSEIAGNTSILIAAEYLSHPDYGRGLMFGGLSGISPTEVVILGAGTVGEFATRAAMGMGAMVKVFDSSVYRLRRLQNNIGTRIFTSVIQPQPLSDALHTADVAIGAIRSQAGLSPVCVSEGMVQQMRAGAIIIDVSIDQGGCFETSVLTDHKKPVFEKYGVTHYCVPNIASKVPRTASRALSNLLAPIILKIGEEGGISNILRADSGVRHGVYLYNGISTNRYISEYFHLPHKDIELLIAAFH, translated from the coding sequence ATGGAAGAACAAAAGCGGGATTTTATTATGTTTCCGGCGCACTCAGCCGGATTGATGCCACAGGAGGAGAGGCTTGAGATTCCGAATAAAGCCTGCAAGCTCAGCATTGGTATTCCCAAAGAAACAGCATTTCTCGAAAATCGCATTTCTTTGGTTCCTGAAGCTGTTGCCTTATTGGTAAACGAAGGGCATAAGGTTATTGTTGAAAATGATGCCGGAGCTGCAGCACATTATTCAAACAATCAATACAGCGATGCAGGGGCTGAAATTGCATACGATTCCTCAACGGTATTTCAGTCAGATGTTTTAATAAAGGTAGCTCCGGCTACTTTAACTGAAATAGAGATGATGAAAGGCAAACAGGTTTTACTTTCGTCGTTGAATCTGGCAGGTTTATCTGATGGATATTTCAGGCAACTGGCAGCAAAAAGAATTACTGCAATTGCTTTTGAGTATATAAAAGACAGGGATAGCAATTATCCGGTCATCAGAGCCATGAGCGAAATTGCCGGAAATACTTCTATTCTGATTGCTGCCGAATACCTGAGCCACCCTGACTATGGCCGTGGACTAATGTTTGGAGGGCTCAGCGGAATCTCTCCAACCGAAGTGGTTATTTTGGGCGCCGGAACTGTTGGTGAATTTGCAACCCGTGCAGCTATGGGTATGGGTGCAATGGTTAAGGTCTTTGACAGCTCTGTTTACCGGCTCCGCAGGTTGCAAAATAATATTGGTACCCGGATTTTTACCAGTGTTATTCAACCTCAGCCTCTTAGCGATGCCTTGCATACTGCTGATGTAGCCATCGGAGCTATCCGCTCGCAGGCAGGTCTTTCTCCTGTGTGTGTGTCGGAAGGAATGGTTCAGCAAATGAGAGCCGGCGCAATAATTATAGATGTGAGTATTGATCAGGGCGGGTGTTTTGAAACTTCAGTACTCACCGATCATAAAAAACCCGTTTTTGAAAAATATGGTGTAACGCATTATTGCGTTCCGAATATTGCATCAAAAGTGCCCCGCACTGCCTCGCGCGCGCTCAGCAACCTGCTTGCTCCCATTATCCTTAAAATTGGTGAAGAAGGAGGTATCAGTAATATTTTACGGGCTGACAGCGGGGTGCGCCATGGAGTTTACCTTTATAACGGGATTTCGACCAATCGTTATATCAGCGAATATTTTCATTTGCCACACAAGGATATTGAATTGCTTATTGCTGCTTTTCACTGA
- the purB gene encoding adenylosuccinate lyase: MELTTLNAISPVDGRYRKQVEGLTYFFSEAALINYRVFVEVEYFIALCNIPLPQLKAITIADYDNLRALCRDFTFQDAADVKEIEAITNHDVKAVEYYLKKKFDKIGLGKYKEFLHFGLTSQDINNTASPYALRLALDDVILPVLEDLVKKLTIKAKSWKQIPMLARTHGQPASPTTVGKEFYVFAERLKQQIKQLKAVPFTAKFGGATGNMNAHYAAYPEIDWFAFADHFTRNHLGLERQKVTTQIEHYDNQAALFDALKRINTILIDLSRDIWAYVSMDYFKQKIKAGEVGSSAMPHKVNPIDFENAEGNLGIANALFEHLSAKLPISRLQRDLTDSTVTRNIGVPVAHSIIAIKSILKGLSKLVLNEEKLYSDLENNWAVVAEAIQTILRREGFPKPYEALKELTRTNSKITAETIAVFIDGLNVNDKIKNELRALSPHNYIGHFTI; this comes from the coding sequence ATGGAATTAACTACATTAAATGCGATATCACCCGTTGATGGTCGTTATAGAAAACAGGTAGAAGGCCTGACCTATTTTTTTTCAGAAGCTGCATTAATCAACTATCGTGTATTTGTTGAGGTTGAATACTTTATTGCACTGTGCAATATTCCTTTGCCTCAGCTTAAAGCTATTACTATTGCTGATTACGATAACCTGAGAGCATTGTGCCGCGATTTCACATTTCAGGATGCTGCTGATGTTAAAGAAATTGAAGCCATCACCAACCATGATGTAAAAGCAGTAGAATACTATTTAAAGAAAAAGTTCGATAAGATAGGACTAGGAAAGTATAAAGAATTCCTCCATTTCGGGTTAACATCGCAAGACATTAACAACACAGCCAGCCCTTATGCGCTCAGGCTTGCACTTGACGATGTAATTCTGCCGGTTCTTGAAGATTTGGTTAAAAAACTGACCATCAAGGCCAAAAGCTGGAAACAGATACCCATGCTGGCTCGCACACACGGTCAGCCGGCCTCTCCTACCACTGTTGGAAAAGAATTTTATGTATTTGCCGAACGACTGAAACAACAAATAAAACAATTAAAAGCGGTTCCTTTTACGGCAAAATTCGGAGGCGCAACCGGCAATATGAATGCACACTATGCTGCATATCCTGAAATTGACTGGTTTGCCTTTGCCGATCATTTCACCCGCAATCATTTAGGCCTTGAAAGACAAAAAGTAACTACCCAGATAGAGCATTATGACAATCAGGCAGCTTTATTTGACGCACTTAAACGCATCAATACTATTTTGATTGATTTAAGCCGTGACATTTGGGCATATGTATCAATGGATTACTTTAAACAAAAAATCAAAGCCGGAGAAGTGGGCTCATCGGCCATGCCTCATAAAGTAAATCCAATTGATTTTGAGAATGCTGAAGGCAATCTGGGTATTGCCAACGCGCTGTTTGAGCATCTTTCAGCTAAATTACCCATTTCACGCCTGCAGCGCGACCTGACAGATTCAACTGTTACCAGAAACATTGGAGTTCCTGTAGCTCATAGCATTATTGCCATTAAATCAATTCTTAAAGGCCTCAGCAAGCTTGTGCTGAATGAAGAGAAATTGTACAGCGATCTTGAAAACAATTGGGCTGTAGTTGCAGAAGCCATTCAAACAATTTTGCGGCGCGAAGGATTCCCCAAACCATATGAAGCACTGAAAGAACTCACCCGTACCAACAGTAAAATTACAGCTGAAACCATCGCTGTTTTTATTGACGGTCTTAATGTGAACGATAAAATCAAAAACGAATTGAGAGCATTAAGCCCTCACAACTATATTGGCCACTTTACAATTTAG
- a CDS encoding lactate utilization protein, which yields MEHYHQWHTKTIGKRTVESLNRNQFDAKFFDHLADATTHICNQIKPGMKIAFGGSMTIRSMEIREKARALGAILIDHGNPELNDEEKLETMRQELTSDIFICSSNAITTEGTLINVDGYGNRVAAMIFGPRKVIVVAGINKVVKDEAAAFERIEQLAAPMNMKRLERETPCTHDGICHNCQSAARGCRAYTIIRKRPVHTPTEVLIIDEPLGM from the coding sequence ATGGAGCACTATCATCAATGGCACACAAAAACCATAGGCAAGCGAACAGTTGAAAGCCTGAACCGCAATCAGTTTGATGCAAAATTCTTTGACCATCTGGCTGATGCCACCACACATATCTGCAACCAGATAAAACCCGGAATGAAAATAGCTTTTGGAGGTTCCATGACCATCAGATCAATGGAAATCAGAGAGAAAGCCAGAGCCCTGGGCGCAATACTGATTGATCATGGAAATCCGGAACTTAACGACGAGGAAAAACTGGAAACCATGCGACAGGAACTCACCAGTGATATTTTTATCTGCAGCAGTAATGCTATCACAACAGAAGGAACCCTAATCAATGTTGATGGCTATGGCAACCGGGTGGCCGCTATGATTTTTGGCCCGCGAAAAGTAATTGTGGTAGCAGGCATAAATAAAGTTGTAAAAGACGAAGCCGCCGCTTTTGAAAGAATTGAGCAATTGGCAGCACCCATGAATATGAAACGGCTTGAACGTGAAACGCCCTGCACACATGACGGCATTTGTCATAATTGCCAATCTGCAGCCAGAGGTTGCCGCGCATATACCATCATCCGTAAAAGGCCAGTGCATACACCAACTGAGGTTCTGATTATAGATGAACCTTTGGGAATGTGA
- a CDS encoding DUF4249 domain-containing protein, whose protein sequence is MISALFFMAASCTERIDIELDDSYARLVVEGIITTDSTPHFIKLTKTSSYYYSEKPPAVSNAVVTIDDGESTITLSESEPGVYQTPLHYKAIPGRTYKLNISLDSPISGQQNYSAQSYCYPGLVLDSIKAVYRDDISSKGYYEIKCYAQDPPTKDFYMFRIYRNGVLLSDSLNKVLVTDDRFFNGNYTNGIGVGFLDQSNPLEKVEPGDQMSVESSRITEEYYTFVMQLQMQSGFQTPLFSGPPSNISGNISHDAIGFFTTYPLYKSHTIAQSR, encoded by the coding sequence ATGATATCCGCCCTATTCTTTATGGCAGCTTCCTGCACTGAGCGTATTGATATAGAGTTGGACGACAGTTATGCCCGTTTGGTAGTTGAAGGAATTATCACAACCGACTCCACTCCTCATTTTATTAAGCTCACCAAAACCAGCAGCTATTATTATTCAGAAAAACCACCGGCAGTTAGTAACGCAGTTGTTACCATTGATGACGGCGAATCAACCATCACATTAAGCGAATCAGAGCCAGGCGTTTATCAAACGCCACTGCATTACAAGGCCATTCCCGGCCGCACCTACAAACTGAACATCAGCCTGGACTCACCTATTAGTGGCCAACAGAACTATTCAGCTCAATCATATTGCTACCCCGGCCTCGTGCTCGATTCTATAAAAGCTGTCTACCGCGACGATATCAGCAGTAAGGGGTATTATGAAATAAAATGTTATGCACAGGATCCTCCTACCAAAGATTTTTACATGTTCCGGATTTACAGGAATGGGGTTTTATTATCTGATTCGCTGAATAAAGTATTGGTAACCGATGACAGATTTTTCAATGGCAATTACACCAACGGTATTGGCGTAGGATTTCTGGATCAATCAAACCCCCTTGAAAAAGTGGAGCCAGGCGATCAAATGAGTGTTGAAAGTTCACGCATTACTGAAGAATATTACACATTTGTTATGCAGCTTCAAATGCAATCAGGATTTCAAACACCACTTTTCAGCGGTCCTCCATCTAATATTTCAGGCAACATCAGCCACGACGCCATCGGTTTTTTTACTACTTACCCGCTCTATAAAAGTCATACCATTGCACAAAGCCGCTAA
- a CDS encoding TonB-dependent receptor — MAFTFPDETGGKRFTISGNIKEKQTGEELIGATIYIKEIKTGTTSNVYGFYSISLNPGRYTIIYSFIGFSPIEKAIDLQENTTINIELSTKEQKLKEVIITGERPDENIRKPEMSVVRMDIKTINRIPALMGEVDIIKAIQMLPGVQSTAEGSSGFSVRGGGPDQNLILLDEAIVYNASHLLGFFSVFNNDAIKDVTLYKGDIPASSGGRLSSLLDIRMKDGNQKTLTATGGIGTISSRLTVEGPLEKDQTSFLLAGRRTYVDIFLPFAKNKDIRDNILYFYDFNAKVNHKINDRNRIFLSGYFGRDVFSNNFARMSLGNQTGTLRWNHLFSQKLFSNFTFIHSMYDYQLGTPDGNANSFLWKSKMQNQSLKADFSWYASPRNSIRFGASAIVHTFDPGNAKGTGSESLYTEFKLERNYALEYGLYASNEQKITDNLLIKYGVRLSAFQNIGPGTVYNYNNYIVTDSTTYGKRKIFNTYAALEPRIGINYMLSNKASIKASYSRTVQYIHLAQNSTAGTPLDLWFPSSPNVKPQKANQFAIGYFRNLKENTIETSAEIYYKTMTDVIDFKDNAELLLNPELEGELRTGTGLAYGLELMAKKNSGKLNGWVSYTWSATRRKIAAINNGNSYRAPYEKPHNISVVLNYEFNERAVLSANWVYATGAPVTFPTGRAVIGNVIVPVYSARNAYRLPDYHRLDLSFTVKGKNKKERRWQGEWNFSVYNAYGRKNAWAINFVQEQGNTAETYAEKTYLFSIIPAITYNFKF, encoded by the coding sequence ATGGCTTTTACCTTTCCGGATGAAACAGGGGGCAAACGATTTACCATAAGCGGCAATATAAAAGAAAAACAAACCGGTGAAGAATTGATCGGAGCAACAATTTATATCAAAGAAATCAAAACAGGTACAACATCCAATGTATACGGGTTTTATTCTATTAGTCTGAATCCGGGTCGATATACCATTATTTATTCATTTATTGGATTTTCTCCGATTGAGAAAGCAATTGATTTGCAAGAGAATACAACTATCAATATTGAACTTTCAACAAAAGAACAAAAGTTAAAGGAAGTTATTATAACAGGAGAACGGCCCGATGAAAACATTCGCAAACCGGAAATGAGTGTTGTAAGAATGGATATAAAAACCATCAACCGGATTCCGGCACTGATGGGCGAAGTAGACATTATCAAAGCCATTCAGATGCTTCCAGGAGTGCAGTCAACTGCCGAAGGTTCATCAGGATTCAGTGTGCGAGGCGGAGGCCCTGACCAAAACCTGATATTGCTCGACGAAGCAATTGTTTACAACGCTTCACATCTGCTTGGATTTTTCTCGGTTTTTAATAACGATGCCATAAAAGATGTAACCCTTTACAAAGGCGACATTCCGGCATCAAGCGGTGGTCGCTTATCATCGCTGCTTGATATCCGCATGAAAGATGGAAATCAAAAAACACTCACTGCAACTGGCGGAATTGGCACTATATCGAGCCGGCTAACCGTTGAAGGCCCGCTTGAAAAAGACCAAACCTCATTTTTATTAGCAGGTCGCAGGACTTACGTAGATATTTTCCTCCCCTTCGCCAAAAACAAGGACATCAGGGACAACATATTGTATTTCTATGATTTTAACGCAAAAGTAAATCATAAAATTAACGACCGTAACCGCATCTTTTTATCAGGTTATTTTGGTCGCGACGTATTCAGCAACAATTTTGCACGCATGAGTTTGGGCAACCAAACCGGTACTTTGCGCTGGAACCATCTCTTTTCGCAAAAGCTATTCTCCAATTTTACCTTCATACACAGTATGTATGATTATCAACTGGGTACACCCGACGGAAACGCCAACTCTTTTCTGTGGAAATCAAAAATGCAGAACCAAAGTTTAAAAGCTGATTTCTCATGGTATGCCAGCCCTCGGAATTCCATTCGTTTTGGAGCCTCGGCTATTGTACATACATTTGACCCTGGAAACGCAAAAGGCACAGGAAGTGAGAGTTTGTACACCGAATTTAAACTTGAACGCAACTATGCATTGGAATACGGCCTGTATGCCAGCAATGAACAAAAAATCACTGACAATTTGCTGATCAAATACGGAGTAAGGCTTTCAGCCTTTCAAAATATCGGCCCGGGTACTGTTTACAATTATAACAACTACATCGTTACCGATTCTACTACATATGGTAAAAGAAAAATTTTTAACACTTACGCAGCTCTTGAACCCAGAATTGGCATCAACTACATGCTTTCAAACAAGGCCTCAATAAAGGCAAGTTACTCGCGTACAGTTCAGTACATTCACCTTGCACAAAACTCAACAGCCGGCACCCCGCTTGATTTATGGTTTCCAAGCAGCCCTAATGTAAAACCTCAAAAAGCCAATCAGTTTGCTATCGGATATTTTAGAAATCTGAAAGAGAATACGATTGAAACTTCTGCTGAAATTTATTATAAAACCATGACAGATGTTATTGATTTTAAAGACAATGCAGAACTTTTGCTTAATCCGGAGTTAGAGGGTGAACTTCGAACCGGCACCGGACTGGCCTATGGTCTGGAATTGATGGCAAAAAAGAACAGCGGAAAACTTAACGGATGGGTAAGCTATACATGGTCGGCCACACGCAGGAAAATTGCAGCAATTAACAACGGGAATTCATACAGAGCCCCTTATGAGAAGCCTCACAATATTTCCGTTGTATTGAACTATGAATTTAATGAAAGGGCTGTTTTGTCGGCAAACTGGGTTTATGCAACAGGAGCTCCGGTAACCTTTCCAACCGGCCGGGCTGTCATAGGAAATGTAATTGTGCCGGTTTACAGTGCCCGCAATGCCTATCGCTTGCCTGATTACCATCGCCTTGATCTTTCTTTCACTGTTAAAGGAAAAAATAAAAAGGAACGCAGATGGCAGGGCGAATGGAATTTTTCTGTTTACAATGCCTATGGCCGTAAAAACGCCTGGGCAATAAATTTTGTTCAGGAACAAGGCAATACTGCCGAAACCTATGCTGAAAAAACATACCTGTTCAGCATAATACCTGCTATCACTTACAATTTCAAATTTTAA
- a CDS encoding proline dehydrogenase family protein: MSGFDNTEIAFRHYSGHDLRKARLLFQTLSKPWIVKTGKVLMNFALQTGIPVDWAVKPTIYSHFVGGFTLSDCEPVVNNLANYRVHSILDYSVEGKHDEKSMQLTLDETLRSIKNAAGNPHIPFAVFKPTAFASHKLLDEASPDKPLNNIMLAEFEKFKNRIEILCSAASQSGVPLMIDAEDSWYQHLVDEVVESMMQKFNKEKAIVFNTLQMYRHDRIAFLKKSISKAKEGKYFLGVKFVRGAYMEKERFRAAEMGYPSPIHPNKAATDKAFDEALNISVNNLDVVEIFCGSHNENSNQLLANEMDRLNIPRDDRRIWFAQLFGMSDHISFNLANAGFNVAKYVPYGPVKSVMPYLIRRAEENTSIAGQTSRELLLIQTELKRRKLA, encoded by the coding sequence ATTTCCGGATTCGACAACACTGAGATTGCCTTCAGGCACTATTCCGGGCATGATTTACGCAAAGCCCGTTTGCTCTTTCAAACTTTATCGAAGCCCTGGATTGTTAAAACCGGCAAAGTATTAATGAATTTCGCACTTCAAACCGGCATTCCAGTTGACTGGGCTGTAAAACCAACCATCTACAGTCATTTTGTAGGCGGATTTACCCTAAGCGACTGTGAACCTGTAGTCAATAATTTGGCAAATTACAGGGTACATTCCATTCTCGATTATTCTGTTGAAGGAAAACACGATGAAAAAAGCATGCAGCTTACGCTTGACGAAACATTGCGCTCTATAAAAAATGCCGCCGGAAACCCACACATTCCTTTTGCTGTTTTCAAGCCCACGGCATTTGCTTCTCACAAATTGCTTGACGAAGCCTCTCCTGATAAGCCACTGAACAATATCATGTTGGCCGAGTTTGAAAAATTTAAAAACAGAATAGAAATACTTTGCAGTGCAGCCAGTCAGTCAGGGGTGCCGCTTATGATTGACGCGGAAGACAGCTGGTATCAGCATCTGGTTGATGAAGTTGTTGAAAGCATGATGCAAAAATTCAACAAAGAAAAAGCCATTGTATTTAATACCCTGCAGATGTACAGGCATGACAGGATTGCATTTCTGAAAAAAAGCATCAGCAAGGCAAAAGAAGGGAAATATTTTCTTGGTGTGAAGTTTGTGAGAGGCGCCTACATGGAAAAAGAGCGGTTCAGGGCGGCAGAAATGGGCTATCCGTCTCCAATTCATCCCAACAAAGCTGCCACTGACAAGGCCTTTGATGAAGCATTAAACATTTCAGTGAACAACCTTGATGTTGTTGAAATTTTTTGCGGTTCGCACAATGAAAACAGCAATCAGTTGCTGGCAAACGAAATGGACAGGCTAAACATTCCCCGTGATGACAGGCGCATCTGGTTTGCACAATTATTTGGCATGAGCGACCACATCAGCTTCAATCTGGCAAATGCAGGTTTTAATGTGGCCAAATATGTCCCTTATGGGCCCGTTAAATCAGTGATGCCATACCTTATTCGCCGGGCCGAAGAAAACACCTCCATCGCTGGTCAGACCAGCCGGGAGCTTTTACTTATTCAAACCGAATTAAAGCGAAGAAAACTCGCCTGA
- the aroB gene encoding 3-dehydroquinate synthase, whose protein sequence is MAKKLHTLEIAGSPVYVGQGVFEKLQTNLSSELSSKETFFLLADDNTMRDCYPLLVEMVPQLEKAYKIIISPGEDQKTLQTCEKIWNQMAVAGANRNSLLFNLGGGVITDMGGFAASVFHRGMSFINIPTTLMSMIDASHGGKTGVDLYSLKNQIGLFSKSAGVYVWPGFLNTLPHRQMLSGYAEMMKHALIADANFWKRLTRLPMAVISNWEEFILEAIQIKSKIVNRDPNETGVRRLLNFGHTMGHAFETYSLRHDESSLTHGEAVAMGMICEAYISYRILGFDHTQRDELVKQILLNFNHYKIPTTAIDELVEITNYDKKNRKGRLNLTLLRDIGKAVEGHHCELALVRECLFRYTDFSRHVPVEG, encoded by the coding sequence ATGGCGAAGAAATTGCATACACTTGAGATAGCAGGAAGCCCCGTTTATGTAGGTCAGGGGGTGTTTGAAAAGTTACAGACCAACCTCAGTTCTGAATTGTCGTCAAAAGAAACCTTTTTTCTTTTAGCCGATGACAATACAATGAGAGATTGTTATCCGCTGCTGGTAGAAATGGTACCACAGCTTGAGAAGGCCTATAAAATTATTATTTCACCCGGTGAGGATCAGAAAACTTTGCAAACCTGTGAAAAAATCTGGAATCAGATGGCTGTAGCTGGTGCAAATCGCAATTCGTTGCTTTTTAATCTGGGTGGAGGTGTGATTACTGATATGGGAGGATTTGCTGCTTCTGTGTTTCACAGGGGTATGTCCTTTATCAACATCCCTACAACGCTTATGTCCATGATTGATGCTTCTCACGGTGGAAAAACTGGCGTTGACCTTTATTCATTGAAAAATCAAATAGGCTTGTTTTCGAAATCGGCAGGGGTTTATGTGTGGCCCGGTTTTTTAAATACATTGCCTCACAGGCAGATGCTTTCAGGTTATGCCGAAATGATGAAGCATGCGCTTATTGCTGACGCCAATTTCTGGAAAAGACTTACTCGCCTGCCCATGGCTGTCATCAGCAATTGGGAGGAATTTATTCTGGAGGCCATTCAGATAAAAAGCAAGATTGTGAATCGGGATCCTAACGAAACCGGGGTGCGCAGGCTGCTTAATTTTGGTCATACAATGGGGCACGCTTTTGAAACATATTCATTACGTCATGACGAATCGTCGTTAACTCATGGTGAAGCCGTGGCTATGGGAATGATATGTGAAGCATATATTTCATACAGGATTCTCGGATTTGACCATACACAGCGCGATGAACTTGTTAAACAGATTTTGCTGAATTTTAATCACTATAAAATCCCGACAACGGCCATTGATGAGCTGGTTGAAATAACCAATTATGACAAAAAAAACCGCAAAGGTCGTCTGAATCTTACTTTACTGCGTGATATAGGTAAAGCGGTTGAAGGTCATCATTGTGAGCTGGCTCTTGTTCGCGAATGTCTTTTCAGGTATACCGATTTTAGCCGGCATGTTCCTGTTGAAGGATAA